The sequence tgcccttgattaattgatcatcagcaagtgtgatcacctctataaaagcagaagttttagcagtctggtctggagcattcaggtgcgTGTTCACAATGCCAAAGAAGAAAGACGTCATCAATCTTTTTCGAacaagtccatcattctacagtgaaaaAGATTGTTCAAAAGTAgaaaacccaagagttacatctcagactctacggGCCTAAGGTAGAATGTGAAatattaaagttcatgacagtatcattagaaaaagactgaataaGTGTGGTTTGTTGGGAAGGGTTGCCACGaaaaagcctcttctctctaaaaagaacatggcaaatgagtcaaatgtgaggccatctttcccacagctaaagcttggccaaaatagtatgtaacaaaattaaaatagcaatatgGCGCCTATCATAAATGCCCCTCTCATTTGCAGAATGTAAATTTAGCAACTGAGAATTTaagctaaaacaaaaaaaataagaaaatgagatctccaaaagaaaaggaaaaaaaaaacatgaattgaaCAAcgataagaataataaaattttGACAATTGATAACAACAAATGATAAGAGAAATACAAccctaagaaaataaatataagaataaaaaatgaccATAGCACAAACATCAACTAGTAACCAACTTCTTATATCTGTATTTAATCCAATACAGTTCAATACCAAAAACTTGTTAAaccatattatttatacatgtaATAAAATTATCCAGCAACATACATTAAACAAATTTCCAGTATATGACCAAATAATTTCCTTTATAGCATATCCTACAGAGACATTATataactatgtatatatatatatatatatatatatatatatatatatgtgtgtgtgtttttttaaaaacacaatgtcAAATTTTGTAAATTCGCTTCAAAGCTGCTTTAAGTTCTTGGTTCCGGAGACTGTAAATCATTGGATTTAACAGAGGGGTGATTATGGTATAAAACACAGAGACTATTTTGTCAGCTGTATAGTAAAAACTTGTGATTGGGCGAAAGTAGTTGAAAAAAAGGGCcccataaaaaatgaaaaccacaGTTAGGTGAGAGCTGCATGTGGAGAAAGTTTTAAGTCCCTTGTTTTTAGATGGAATCTTCAGCACAGTAAGCAATATATAGATGTATGGGAAAAAAGTAATCGTTAAAGAGATTATTCCAAGAAAAGCACCCAAGATAAATACAGACAAGATATTGATGAAGGTGTCAGTGCAAGAAATCTCGAACAACTTGGGTAgatcacaaaaaaaactattaactaTGTTTGATCGGCAAAATGCCAACCTCAAGGTACAAAGGGTGTGTATCAAAGAATAAATGGAGCCAGCAGCCCACACTCCCATTGCTAGTTGAGCACAGGACTGCCAATGCATTATTTGCATGTAACGCAAGGGATGACAAATTGCAATATACCGATCATAGGACATTACAGCAAGTAACAGGATTTCAGTGGAAAGAATAAAGATGAAGAAGTAGAGTTGTGTTCGGCAAGCTATTACAGATATCATCCTATGCTTGGTGCTGAGGTCAAAAAGCATCCGTGGAGTAGTGATGGAGGAGGAGAAAATGTCTAAACAGGCCAGGTTTCCAAGAAAAAAGTACATGGGAGAGTGAAGGTGAGAATCAAGTGAAATGAGCAGAAGGATGGAAAGGTTGGCAGTCAGTGTCAACGAATAAATGCAGAAAAGGAACAGAAAGAGAAGCAGCTGAATTACTGGAACATCAGACAGTCCGGATAGAATCAACTCAGATAACATTGTCTGGTTTCCCATGCCACTGATAGAGAACTGGAACCGATGGAGATGAAATCAGTTGGAGTGCGTTATTGTAGTAGAACCCATTGTTAGAAACACAATATCATAACAAGTGACTTTTTGTGCTATTGAAGTTTGgctaaattacaaaaaaaaaggtttatgtcaaatttattttaatagatcTCAAGTACATGTGCATGATCTGTACTTAAACTATTACTAAATACGTGACCCCTGTTCAGTATGAagctataaaataattatgggTTGTAATAAAAACGTATGTTGATCACATGCTAGATGTAGTCTGCTCTTTAAAGACATGCAGCTTAGGCGCTACTTAGGGAAATCTGTTTAGTGCATGAGATTTAAGTCCCAGAGCACAGCTTTTCTCTATAAGACTTCACCAGCAGGCAGAAGACCTTTTGGGTTTTTAATGTGGGCATCTAGATAAGTACCGTCTTTTAAATCTaaactcacacaaacacaatttacTGTTTTATTAGCCGGGTAACTTACCATAATGATTGAGACTTTGACTGATCAAACTTATATCATACAATTTGCAAAGTGGTGGTACTTGAGAGCAGTTTTGAATATAGGAACAAACAATATTTGTCTGCAGAATAGACACAACACTTACATCTCTTATCCATACCTTTGAAATGAACTCTTTCCGACTCGTTAGAAACATGGACAGTGGCATGTCTGCTGAAATACTTCTTATGGAGCCTTTTGGGATTAATTTGAACAGCAGAAGCAtatttaaagaagttttactaaACAAAAGGGAATAAACAAGGTGTAAAGCTCTACGGGAAGAGGTATACTACTGGGAGTGAAAgtaaaatgtgttctctggcTCATCAAGAATGACAAAAAGAATCTGACAAATGATAAAGTTAAAGgaacattctttttttacatggcTGAAACTGTGAATTCTGATAGTTGTCCCATCCAGTCTTGGTGGTGCAGGAGAAGTAGCACCTTGGTGAAGCAGCACTTCTTTCACTGCTGTTAAGGACATCAATGCGGGACACACTGCAATACATAAACTTTAAGCATGGGGTGTAGGCAAAGTTGGAAGAACAAATGATAAAGCTGGATTGCCACATTTTTGGATATCCCGCCTAGAACATAGGTATCTTAAttaaaaacttattttataGAGAAGTAGTGTAGGGACTGGCAGAGTGGGGCTAGAGATAAAGAGCAATGGGATAAGAAAATCAGTCTGGCCGACTAAGTATTGATTGGGGTGGTGACACCAGTTAGTAGGGATATGCATGACATAAGATAATTAATCAGCTTTTTAGTAGTATGTCGTGTGGAAGGATGAATTTGACTGGATTTGAGGTATGAAGGTAGCGAACTTGGGTTATGAAATAGATTGTGAATGGTGATGGGTAAATCTGGAGTTAAAAGAGTGGGTAGATGAGCGTGTTGTCTACATAAAGGTGGTTGTGGTATCCAAAAGGTTAGATTAGTTGTCCGATGGAATAAGACTAAGCCCTGAGGAACCaaaagagagaaataaagagCCACAGAAGGCCACACTAAAGATACGGTAAGAGATAGTGTGTAATCAGGAAGAGGACTATGGTAGGGATTCTATAAGAATGAATGGTttgcagtagaatgggtcggtCGACAGCAGCTATATACGGCCgaccccgtatataggccgcaccctaaaagtttggtgcttttttaaagaaaaagtttttttctttaaaaaagcaccaaaaaaacatgctgccactctgtcctctccccccccgagatatgctgccactctgtccctcccccccccgagatatgctgccactctgtccctcccccccccgagatatgctgccactctgtcccccccaacctatgctgccactctgtcctccccccccgagatatgctgccactctgtccccccccccccgacttaccagagcagactcctgggtgtcttgcggggccggagagggacatctatgcacatcgtgtatacaactcccggtgccagcactcagcggaagtgccggcaccggaagttgtatacgcgtagatgtcttccgccggccctgcaagacacccgggagtctgctctggtaagtcggggggggatgtaaaatgcatcatgcggacgttcaccgtgggaagtgctgcaggggaggctgtctgagcgtatcagggagtaggatacaggtcccctg is a genomic window of Spea bombifrons isolate aSpeBom1 chromosome 6, aSpeBom1.2.pri, whole genome shotgun sequence containing:
- the LOC128500494 gene encoding olfactory receptor 5V1-like; its protein translation is MLSELILSGLSDVPVIQLLLFLFLFCIYSLTLTANLSILLLISLDSHLHSPMYFFLGNLACLDIFSSSITTPRMLFDLSTKHRMISVIACRTQLYFFIFILSTEILLLAVMSYDRYIAICHPLRYMQIMHWQSCAQLAMGVWAAGSIYSLIHTLCTLRLAFCRSNIVNSFFCDLPKLFEISCTDTFINILSVFILGAFLGIISLTITFFPYIYILLTVLKIPSKNKGLKTFSTCSSHLTVVFIFYGALFFNYFRPITSFYYTADKIVSVFYTIITPLLNPMIYSLRNQELKAALKRIYKI